A stretch of Carnobacterium iners DNA encodes these proteins:
- a CDS encoding AzlC family ABC transporter permease, with protein sequence MKRKDWQDGLKIIFPVMLGYIPLGLACGMLLYDSGFSISAISLMSFIVFAGAAQFMAASIVVIGSTAPTIILMVFFLNIRHLLMSSSLSGFFKKSSIPFILLFGHTLADEAYAINYNQFKNHEWTHYQALATNVLATNVLAYLTWVVSTTIGGFIGSTLTIDITIMNYVLIAMFIALLINQLVSKLFVFVGLVAGLLSVGLMELLHHNIALVIAAILASLFGYLVDKTSDEQKVKGALH encoded by the coding sequence ATGAAAAGAAAAGATTGGCAAGATGGGCTTAAAATTATTTTCCCGGTAATGTTAGGGTATATTCCATTGGGCCTAGCTTGCGGCATGCTTTTGTATGATTCTGGTTTTAGTATTTCAGCTATTTCATTGATGAGTTTCATTGTTTTTGCAGGAGCTGCTCAATTTATGGCTGCTTCAATAGTTGTCATCGGATCAACGGCTCCAACGATTATATTAATGGTTTTCTTTTTGAATATTAGGCACTTATTAATGAGTTCTAGTTTATCTGGTTTTTTCAAAAAAAGCTCTATTCCTTTTATTTTATTATTTGGCCATACGCTAGCAGATGAGGCTTATGCTATTAATTACAACCAGTTTAAAAATCATGAGTGGACACACTACCAAGCGTTAGCCACAAACGTGTTAGCCACAAACGTGTTAGCCTACTTAACTTGGGTTGTTAGTACAACAATTGGGGGATTTATTGGTAGTACATTAACGATTGATATCACGATTATGAATTATGTTTTAATTGCGATGTTTATTGCTTTGTTAATCAATCAGCTTGTTTCTAAATTATTTGTTTTTGTAGGATTAGTAGCGGGTCTTTTATCGGTTGGTTTGATGGAATTATTGCATCATAATATTGCTTTAGTTATTGCAGCAATTCTAGCGTCTCTTTTCGGTTATCTAGTAGATAAGACTAGCGATGAACAAAAGGTAAAGGGGGCTTTACATTAA
- a CDS encoding AzlD domain-containing protein, whose amino-acid sequence MKLNPWTLIIGMAIVTYLPRMLPMLVLSKRTIPEKLAKWMSFIPVSIFSALIFSDIFFWDGNLTIDPLINFKLIPSILTAGVAYYTKSLLWSMVVGVASLSLFIYLN is encoded by the coding sequence ATGAAATTAAATCCATGGACTTTGATTATTGGCATGGCGATAGTAACGTATTTGCCTAGAATGTTGCCAATGCTTGTGTTGAGTAAACGAACAATTCCTGAAAAACTAGCCAAATGGATGTCGTTTATTCCCGTTTCTATTTTTTCAGCATTGATTTTTTCTGATATTTTTTTCTGGGATGGGAATTTAACTATTGATCCATTAATTAATTTTAAGTTAATCCCATCCATTTTAACAGCAGGAGTAGCTTATTATACTAAAAGCTTATTGTGGTCAATGGTTGTAGGAGTCGCTAGTCTCTCTTTGTTTATTTATTTAAATTGA
- a CDS encoding acyl-CoA thioesterase: MPNLMNRATKKCIESKAVQTHRVLPSDLNHHQTLFGGNLMSWIDNTASISAARHSRGITVTASIDSLDFLHPLPSNHSVCIESYVSGVGKSSMEVFCKIMGENLMTGERYLAATSFSTFVSMKTESKQSVVVPLIEPTTKEEKLVCSGYEKRHEKRLLNREFNEKFANIISYSTAWED; this comes from the coding sequence ATGCCTAATTTAATGAATCGCGCGACAAAAAAATGCATTGAGTCAAAAGCAGTCCAAACCCATCGTGTATTGCCATCCGATTTGAATCATCACCAAACTTTATTTGGTGGGAATTTAATGAGTTGGATTGATAACACAGCTTCTATTTCAGCGGCTCGTCATTCAAGAGGCATAACGGTGACAGCTTCAATCGATTCACTAGATTTTTTGCACCCCTTACCAAGCAACCATTCTGTTTGTATTGAAAGTTATGTTTCAGGAGTAGGGAAATCCTCTATGGAAGTTTTTTGTAAAATTATGGGAGAAAATTTAATGACTGGAGAACGGTACTTAGCAGCAACGAGTTTTAGTACGTTTGTTTCAATGAAAACTGAATCCAAACAAAGTGTTGTGGTACCTTTAATCGAACCCACAACGAAAGAAGAGAAATTAGTGTGTAGTGGTTATGAAAAGCGCCACGAAAAGCGTCTTTTAAATCGTGAATTCAATGAAAAATTTGCAAATATCATTTCTTATTCAACTGCTTGGGAAGACTAA